A window of the Gossypium hirsutum isolate 1008001.06 chromosome A05, Gossypium_hirsutum_v2.1, whole genome shotgun sequence genome harbors these coding sequences:
- the LOC107896260 gene encoding rhamnogalacturonan I rhamnosyltransferase 1: MLKPSLLLSAEEAKKRIYSVCTTRYTGFRAIFSKDLVEELRGNYKTNGFLKVSCNGGLNQMRAAICDMVIVARLLNLTLVVPKLDKTSFWADPSDFGDIFDVSHFIDSLMDEVRIIKRLPKKFNRKYGFQAFQMSPVSWSNEKYYLEQVRIPLVERERDNV, from the exons ATGTTAAAACCCTCGCTTCTGTTGTCGGCag AGGAAGCGAAAAAGAGAATATACTCTGTTTGTACAACGAGGTATACTGGGTTTCGTGCTATTTTTTCTAAGGATTTGGTCGAAGAACTTAGAG GAAACTATAAAACTAATGGTTTTCTCAAAGTTTCATGCAATGGGGGCTTGAATCAAATGCGTGCTGCG ATCTGTGACATGGTAATCGTTGCTCGACTTTTAAATCTCACTTTGGTTGTTCCAAAACTTGATAAGACATCATTCTGGGCGGACCCTAG TGATTTTGGTGACATTTTTGATGTGAGCCATTTCATTGATTCTCTAATGGATGAAGTTCGGATTATCAAAAGGCTGCCAAAGAAGTTTAATAGGAAATATGGGTTTCAAGCTTTTCAGATGTCTCCTGTTAGCTGGTCAAATGAAAAGTACTACTTAGAACAG GTACGCATACCCTTGGTGGAGAGAGAAAGAGATAATGTCTGA